The proteins below are encoded in one region of Natronospira bacteriovora:
- the cls gene encoding cardiolipin synthase, with the protein MEFLQSALAAWGTPALALATLALAAVVSGHAILNKSDTRAAVAWVGVIWLAPVVGSILYLLLGVNRIQRRATLLRHGMERVQGEQDLAAFAPGSLDRFVPAALQPLSRLSNRVARQPLLGGNRLGVLRNGDEAYPAMLASIESASTSISLSTYIFNNDSVGKQFAEALGRARDRGVDIRVLVDAVGLRYTLPTIEGVLRRRGIPHSRFLPPRLPWNLPFMNLRNHRKLMVVDGRQGYVGGMNIAEGNCLQRHPRHPIQDLHFSVEGPVVSELQAVFAEDWAFSAGEALRGARWFPPPERPGASLARVIADGPDERYDTLRQVMSGAIAVAKSRVRVMTPYFLPDATLRDALCTAALRGVEVDIILPARNNLPIVAWACEPQLGSLLRWGVRIWYSPPPFDHSKLLTVDDAWALVGSANWDPRSLSLNFECNVECYDEWLLRDLNQGFDSRLATCHEITSGMLSARSLPVRLRNGVARLFTPYL; encoded by the coding sequence GTGGAGTTTCTGCAATCGGCTCTGGCGGCGTGGGGTACGCCCGCCCTGGCTCTGGCAACCCTGGCGCTGGCCGCCGTAGTGTCTGGGCATGCCATTCTCAACAAGAGCGATACCCGCGCGGCAGTGGCCTGGGTGGGCGTGATCTGGCTGGCACCCGTGGTGGGTTCGATTTTGTATCTGCTTCTGGGCGTCAACCGCATTCAGCGCCGGGCGACACTCCTGCGTCATGGAATGGAACGCGTGCAGGGTGAGCAGGATCTGGCTGCATTTGCACCCGGGTCCCTGGATCGCTTCGTCCCGGCCGCCCTCCAGCCCCTGTCCCGTCTCTCCAATCGCGTGGCCCGACAGCCCCTCCTCGGAGGCAACCGCCTGGGGGTGCTGAGAAACGGAGATGAGGCCTACCCAGCCATGCTCGCTTCGATCGAGTCGGCCAGCACCAGCATTTCCCTGAGCACCTATATCTTCAATAACGACTCGGTCGGAAAGCAGTTTGCCGAGGCGCTGGGCCGGGCCAGGGATCGCGGCGTCGATATCCGCGTGCTGGTGGACGCAGTGGGCTTGCGCTACACCCTGCCGACCATTGAGGGTGTGTTGCGTCGCCGTGGTATACCACATTCGCGCTTTCTGCCGCCCCGGCTACCGTGGAATCTGCCGTTCATGAACCTTCGGAACCACCGCAAGCTGATGGTCGTGGACGGTCGCCAAGGCTATGTCGGGGGTATGAACATTGCGGAGGGTAATTGCCTGCAACGCCATCCCAGACACCCGATTCAGGATTTGCATTTCTCGGTTGAGGGGCCGGTGGTCTCAGAGCTTCAGGCGGTTTTCGCCGAGGACTGGGCCTTCAGTGCCGGTGAGGCCCTGCGCGGAGCACGCTGGTTTCCTCCGCCCGAACGACCAGGCGCGTCATTGGCAAGGGTGATCGCTGATGGCCCGGACGAACGCTACGATACGCTGCGCCAGGTCATGAGTGGCGCCATTGCCGTTGCCAAGTCCCGGGTTCGTGTCATGACGCCCTATTTTCTTCCCGATGCCACCCTCAGGGACGCATTGTGTACAGCGGCTCTGAGAGGCGTGGAAGTGGACATCATCCTGCCTGCCAGAAACAATCTGCCCATTGTTGCCTGGGCCTGCGAGCCCCAGCTTGGCTCCCTTCTCCGCTGGGGTGTGCGTATCTGGTATTCGCCACCGCCTTTCGATCATTCAAAGTTGCTGACGGTGGATGATGCCTGGGCCCTGGTGGGCTCGGCCAATTGGGACCCACGCAGCCTCTCGCTGAATTTCGAGTGCAATGTGGAGTGCTATGACGAATGGCTGCTGAGGGATCTCAATCAGGGCTTCGACAGCCGACTGGCGACCTGCCACGAGATTACCAGCGGCATGTTGTCCGCTCGCTCTCTGCCCGTTCGTCTGCGCAACGGTGTAGCCCGTCTGTTTACGCCTTACCTGTAA
- a CDS encoding efflux RND transporter permease subunit produces MKIAKLTVNRPVFTTMMALIAVLVGLFSLSRLPIDLMPDVTYPTLTVATSYENASPEEVEETITRRVEEAVATVAGIEELTSVSSEGSSNVRVTFQWGVDLDVAANDIRDRLDQIVNALPDEADRPRLRKFDPASFPILIYGVSSDLDPIALRSLIDEELSYRIERIPGVASLDIWGGLSRQIQIRVDPERLQALDLPLDQIRGALREANITVPAGEVERGRLDVAVRTPGKFQSLEEIERLVVARRDGGPVRLGQIAEVADSHERITRIIRINEHPGVRIAVRKQAGSNTVDVAERVNAEMRRIARDYPQIGLVPVIDQSEYIQNSIDNLTTTILYGGILAVLVLLAFLRSIRGTLVVAVAIPTSLIATFALIFFGGFTLNLMTLGGLALGVGLMVDNAIVVLENISRVRKEEADNRTEAAIEGTSQVGPAIIASTVTTLVIFAPLVFAQGISGEMFSQLAYTVGFALICSLLVALTVVPMLASRILKDEGQALTGGPHPFKRLAQVLGRGFDRLEERYRSLLQMALLNRGMTLAVTALILLLALTLVPRIGAEFMPAADESEVRVSVEMAPGTRLELLDEVMRKVEDIVIPAVPETESSYTRMGSSGWRGSGHTGQLRLNLVGVRERDRSSDQIAADLRPLLQDIPGATIRTRAGQGLFLLRMGTGGGDGEPLEIEIRGFELDRLQSLADDINERVRDVEGITDTRLSREEGIPQELMVINRTRAADLGVSVERAARTLEAAIGGVRAGQFSEQGREYDMLLRMRDSERLTQPQILNLTVPNDQGQQIALRNIIDITEGIGPQQIDRKNQQRLSVIYANISGRDLGSVAADIQSLLRDIPMPEGYEAFVSGEFEDQQEAFSELGLAMIMAIILVYMVLASLYESLRDPLIVMFTVPLAIIGVSFMLFLTGTTFNMQSMIGMIMLVGIVVNNSILIVDQTARLQRWDGLRLEAAIVEAGRRRLRPVLMTTLTTTFAMLPLALGVGEGAEQQAPMARAVIGGLLSASLLTLLVIPVLYSLFHRKDDEKLMSEAVSPS; encoded by the coding sequence ATGAAGATTGCGAAGCTGACGGTCAATCGTCCTGTGTTTACCACGATGATGGCCCTGATCGCCGTCCTGGTCGGGCTGTTCAGCCTGAGCCGTCTTCCCATCGATCTGATGCCGGATGTGACCTATCCGACTTTGACTGTGGCAACCTCCTACGAGAATGCCAGCCCCGAAGAGGTCGAGGAGACGATTACACGGCGCGTGGAAGAAGCCGTGGCCACGGTGGCCGGTATCGAGGAGCTGACGTCGGTATCGTCGGAAGGCAGCAGCAACGTGCGGGTGACCTTCCAGTGGGGCGTGGATCTGGATGTGGCCGCAAACGACATCCGCGATCGCCTGGATCAGATCGTCAATGCTCTGCCGGACGAGGCCGATCGGCCACGATTGCGCAAGTTTGACCCGGCCAGTTTTCCCATCCTCATCTACGGGGTATCCAGCGACCTGGACCCGATCGCTCTGCGTAGTCTGATTGACGAAGAGTTGAGTTACCGGATCGAGCGCATACCGGGCGTGGCTTCCCTGGATATCTGGGGTGGCTTGAGTCGACAGATTCAGATCCGCGTGGATCCCGAACGTCTGCAGGCACTTGATCTGCCCCTGGATCAGATACGTGGCGCCCTGCGAGAAGCCAACATTACCGTTCCGGCCGGCGAGGTTGAGCGCGGTCGGCTGGATGTGGCCGTGAGGACGCCCGGCAAATTCCAGAGTCTGGAAGAAATCGAGCGCCTGGTGGTGGCTCGACGGGATGGCGGGCCCGTTCGCCTCGGTCAGATTGCCGAGGTGGCCGACAGCCATGAGCGCATTACCCGTATCATTCGCATCAATGAACACCCTGGTGTGCGAATTGCGGTTCGCAAACAGGCCGGCAGCAATACGGTTGATGTAGCCGAACGGGTCAATGCGGAGATGCGTCGCATTGCCCGGGATTATCCACAAATCGGTCTGGTTCCGGTGATCGATCAGTCGGAATACATTCAGAACTCCATCGACAATCTGACCACGACCATTCTCTACGGCGGGATTCTGGCGGTACTGGTACTGCTGGCCTTCCTGCGCAGCATCCGCGGTACGCTGGTGGTTGCCGTGGCGATTCCCACATCGCTGATCGCCACCTTTGCCCTGATCTTCTTCGGCGGGTTCACCCTCAATCTCATGACCCTTGGCGGCCTGGCCCTCGGGGTCGGCCTGATGGTGGATAACGCCATTGTGGTTTTGGAGAACATATCCCGGGTTCGAAAGGAGGAAGCGGACAATCGCACCGAGGCGGCGATCGAAGGCACGTCACAGGTGGGGCCGGCCATCATTGCCAGCACGGTGACCACCCTGGTGATCTTTGCGCCACTGGTGTTCGCCCAGGGGATATCCGGGGAAATGTTCAGTCAGTTGGCCTATACCGTTGGTTTTGCGCTCATCTGTTCGCTTCTGGTGGCCTTGACGGTCGTTCCGATGCTGGCCTCCAGAATCCTGAAGGATGAAGGACAGGCCCTGACGGGAGGGCCACATCCCTTCAAGCGCCTGGCGCAGGTCTTGGGCCGTGGTTTCGACAGACTGGAGGAGCGCTATCGCTCCCTGTTGCAGATGGCCCTGCTGAATCGTGGCATGACATTGGCGGTCACCGCCCTCATTCTGCTGCTGGCGCTGACCCTGGTTCCCCGGATCGGTGCGGAGTTCATGCCCGCGGCGGATGAAAGTGAAGTCCGTGTCAGCGTGGAGATGGCCCCGGGCACTCGTCTGGAGTTGCTGGACGAGGTGATGCGAAAGGTGGAAGACATTGTCATCCCGGCCGTGCCGGAAACGGAGTCCAGCTACACGCGAATGGGCTCTTCCGGCTGGCGCGGCAGTGGTCATACCGGACAGCTTCGATTGAATCTCGTCGGAGTGCGGGAGCGTGACCGCAGCAGTGACCAGATTGCCGCCGACCTTCGGCCGCTGTTACAGGACATCCCGGGTGCAACCATCCGCACACGTGCCGGTCAGGGCCTGTTTCTTCTTCGCATGGGCACCGGGGGCGGCGATGGCGAACCCCTCGAGATTGAAATTCGCGGTTTCGAACTGGATCGCCTCCAGTCCCTCGCCGACGATATCAATGAACGGGTTCGGGACGTGGAGGGCATCACGGACACCCGCCTGAGCCGGGAAGAAGGGATCCCGCAAGAGTTGATGGTCATCAATCGGACCCGGGCGGCCGATCTGGGAGTCTCGGTGGAGCGTGCCGCCAGGACGCTGGAGGCCGCCATCGGTGGTGTCAGGGCAGGCCAGTTCAGTGAACAGGGGCGCGAATACGACATGCTGCTCCGCATGCGGGATTCCGAACGGCTGACCCAGCCGCAGATTCTCAATCTGACGGTTCCCAATGATCAGGGGCAGCAGATCGCCTTGCGCAACATCATCGACATTACCGAGGGCATCGGGCCACAGCAGATCGATCGCAAGAACCAGCAGCGCCTGAGCGTGATCTACGCAAACATCAGCGGGCGTGACCTGGGCTCGGTGGCGGCCGACATCCAGTCGCTCCTGCGGGATATACCGATGCCGGAGGGCTATGAAGCCTTCGTGAGCGGTGAGTTTGAAGATCAGCAGGAAGCATTCTCGGAACTGGGTCTGGCCATGATCATGGCAATCATTCTGGTCTACATGGTGCTCGCCTCCCTTTACGAGTCCCTTCGTGACCCGCTGATTGTCATGTTCACCGTGCCCCTGGCCATCATCGGGGTGAGCTTCATGCTCTTCCTCACCGGAACGACGTTCAATATGCAGTCAATGATTGGCATGATCATGCTGGTCGGGATCGTGGTGAATAACTCCATTCTGATTGTCGATCAGACGGCGCGTCTGCAACGTTGGGATGGTTTGCGCCTGGAAGCGGCGATCGTGGAAGCCGGCCGCCGTCGCCTGAGACCCGTGCTGATGACCACCCTGACCACCACGTTTGCCATGTTGCCCCTGGCTCTGGGTGTGGGGGAGGGCGCCGAACAGCAGGCACCCATGGCGAGGGCGGTCATTGGCGGGCTGCTCTCCGCCAGCCTGTTGACCCTGCTGGTCATCCCGGTGCTCTACAGCCTGTTTCACCGCAAGGACGACGAGAAGCTGATGAGCGAAGCGGTTTCACCGTCCTGA
- the fabB gene encoding beta-ketoacyl-ACP synthase I, with protein sequence MRRVVVTGMGIVSCLGNDPETVVDSLRNGRSGIRFNEEYERLGLRSRVSARPDIDLEARVPRKPMRFMGDAAAYAYVAMEEAARGAGLDPEALSDPRIGLITGSGGGSVSWLVKAADILREKGIRRVGSFTVPKAMSSTTSACLATAFGIKGINYSISSACATSAHCIGNAMEQIQLGKQDVVFAGGGEDEHWTMTMMFDGMGALSSKYNDTPEKASRPYDRDRDGFVIAGGGGMLVLEDLEHAQARNAPILAELVGYGATSDGADMVAPSGEGAVRCMRQAMESLDGGIDYVNAHGTSTPKGDITELEAMNAVFGEDMPPVASTKSLTGHSLGAAGVHEAIFSLLMMQEGFIAASANIENLDPSAEGKGVVTQRRDSVQLNRVMSNSFGFGGTNATLVFQRYTG encoded by the coding sequence GTGCGTAGAGTCGTTGTCACCGGAATGGGCATCGTTTCCTGCCTGGGTAATGATCCGGAAACCGTCGTGGATTCCCTCAGGAATGGCCGGTCAGGCATTCGCTTCAATGAGGAATATGAACGACTGGGTCTTCGCAGTCGGGTTTCCGCGCGGCCAGATATCGATCTCGAAGCCCGCGTGCCGCGCAAGCCCATGCGCTTCATGGGCGACGCGGCCGCTTATGCCTACGTGGCCATGGAGGAGGCAGCCCGGGGTGCCGGCCTCGACCCGGAGGCATTGTCGGATCCCAGGATCGGTCTGATCACCGGCTCCGGCGGGGGGTCTGTGTCCTGGTTGGTCAAGGCAGCGGACATCCTGCGTGAGAAGGGTATCCGGCGGGTCGGCAGCTTTACCGTGCCGAAGGCCATGAGCAGCACAACCTCTGCCTGTCTGGCCACGGCGTTCGGCATCAAGGGCATCAATTACTCCATCTCTTCGGCCTGTGCCACCAGTGCCCATTGCATTGGCAATGCCATGGAGCAGATTCAGCTTGGCAAGCAGGATGTGGTGTTCGCCGGTGGGGGTGAGGACGAACACTGGACCATGACCATGATGTTCGATGGCATGGGTGCCTTGTCGTCGAAATACAATGACACGCCTGAAAAGGCCTCAAGGCCTTACGACCGGGATCGTGACGGCTTCGTCATTGCCGGTGGTGGCGGCATGCTGGTGCTGGAAGATCTGGAACACGCCCAGGCCCGCAATGCCCCGATCCTCGCGGAACTGGTCGGTTACGGGGCGACGTCGGATGGTGCCGACATGGTGGCTCCCAGCGGTGAAGGCGCAGTCCGCTGCATGCGGCAGGCCATGGAATCGCTCGATGGTGGCATTGACTATGTCAATGCCCATGGCACCAGTACCCCCAAGGGCGACATCACGGAACTGGAAGCCATGAATGCGGTGTTCGGAGAAGACATGCCGCCCGTTGCATCCACCAAATCCCTCACAGGGCATTCCCTGGGTGCCGCTGGTGTCCATGAAGCCATCTTTTCCCTGCTCATGATGCAGGAGGGGTTCATCGCCGCTTCGGCCAACATCGAAAATCTGGATCCGTCGGCCGAAGGGAAGGGGGTGGTGACCCAGCGCCGGGATTCGGTGCAGCTGAACCGGGTCATGTCGAACAGTTTCGGTTTCGGCGGCACCAACGCGACGCTTGTGTTCCAGCGCTACACCGGCTGA
- a CDS encoding phosphatase domain-containing putative toxin has product MITIDSLPLPGMPGVLGLSRCPGTRPGNPLRRHAQLEEELRSIAEWGALGVLTLNEASELRWLGLEGLGPAVERAGMQWWHCPIGDFQAPGQAFEQAWRQSEPEVTYILGSGGRILVHCLAGLGRTGTVAGRLLMEQGLSAAAAIARVRQARPGAIQSDAQRRYLELQVWSEAGRR; this is encoded by the coding sequence ATGATCACGATTGACAGCCTTCCGCTGCCGGGCATGCCTGGCGTGCTGGGGCTTTCCCGCTGTCCCGGCACCCGGCCCGGTAATCCGCTGCGGCGTCACGCGCAGCTGGAAGAAGAACTTCGGTCAATTGCGGAGTGGGGTGCCCTGGGCGTGTTGACACTCAATGAAGCTTCGGAACTGCGTTGGCTGGGCCTGGAGGGCCTGGGTCCAGCCGTGGAACGGGCGGGAATGCAATGGTGGCATTGCCCGATCGGGGATTTTCAGGCGCCGGGACAGGCCTTTGAGCAGGCCTGGCGACAATCGGAACCCGAGGTGACGTACATCCTCGGTTCGGGGGGGCGGATTCTGGTTCACTGTCTTGCCGGGCTCGGGCGGACTGGCACGGTGGCGGGCCGTCTGCTCATGGAGCAGGGCCTGAGTGCAGCCGCAGCCATCGCACGTGTCCGGCAGGCACGGCCTGGCGCCATTCAGAGCGATGCGCAGCGGCGTTACCTGGAACTGCAGGTCTGGTCGGAGGCAGGGCGTCGATAA
- a CDS encoding efflux RND transporter periplasmic adaptor subunit, translated as MKNIKAVVLGGLAAAIALVWWFGGGPDGQRGAPDGFQRGGQAVAVETAPVEFRDIQDVANYTGTLLPESQFMLASKVSGRVRQLTVDIGDTVERGQVIARLDDEEFEQEVAEAQAALDVARAQFEDAQARRDVREREYRRLEELRQQGLASESEYDVGQSEFEAARSNVEVNRAQVAQRLAALRAAELRRSYATVRAEWNGGGEQTRVVGERFIDEGSNVSANEAIVSVLGTGALRGVTFVTDRDFARLSVGQSVAIRSDAWPGEVFPGTVARIAPQLREDTRQARVELHVPNDDGRLGPGFFVRLEIAVETIEDARVVPLDALTRHAGQRGVFLIETQDGERGEEGRVARFVPVTVGVRTPEYAQILSPAIEGDVVTLGQHRLGDGTPVRIPESG; from the coding sequence ATGAAGAACATCAAGGCAGTTGTACTCGGTGGCCTTGCCGCTGCCATCGCTCTGGTCTGGTGGTTTGGTGGTGGGCCGGATGGCCAGCGCGGAGCCCCCGATGGTTTCCAGCGGGGGGGGCAGGCCGTGGCCGTCGAGACCGCCCCCGTTGAGTTTCGGGACATCCAGGACGTGGCGAATTACACGGGTACCCTTCTGCCCGAGAGTCAATTCATGCTTGCCTCCAAGGTCAGCGGCCGCGTCCGTCAGCTGACGGTGGATATCGGCGACACGGTCGAGCGTGGCCAGGTCATCGCGCGACTGGACGATGAGGAGTTCGAACAGGAGGTGGCCGAAGCGCAGGCGGCGCTGGATGTAGCGCGGGCTCAGTTCGAGGACGCCCAGGCGCGACGGGATGTTCGCGAGCGTGAATACCGGCGTCTCGAGGAGTTGCGCCAGCAGGGCCTTGCATCCGAGTCGGAGTACGATGTGGGGCAATCCGAGTTCGAGGCCGCCCGATCCAATGTTGAAGTCAATCGTGCCCAGGTGGCTCAGCGTCTTGCTGCCCTGCGCGCCGCCGAATTGCGACGGTCCTATGCCACGGTTCGTGCCGAATGGAATGGAGGGGGTGAGCAGACACGCGTGGTCGGAGAGCGTTTCATCGACGAAGGATCGAACGTTTCCGCCAATGAAGCGATTGTCTCCGTTCTAGGAACCGGTGCCCTGCGTGGCGTCACATTTGTTACCGACCGAGATTTTGCTCGCCTGAGCGTTGGCCAATCCGTGGCGATTCGCAGTGATGCCTGGCCCGGTGAGGTGTTTCCCGGAACCGTGGCCCGTATTGCCCCCCAGCTGCGCGAGGATACCCGCCAGGCCCGCGTGGAGCTGCATGTGCCCAATGACGATGGTCGCCTCGGTCCCGGCTTCTTCGTCAGGCTCGAGATTGCCGTCGAGACCATCGAGGATGCCAGGGTGGTACCACTGGATGCGCTGACACGCCATGCCGGTCAGCGTGGCGTATTCCTGATTGAAACGCAGGATGGTGAAAGGGGTGAAGAGGGGCGGGTCGCCCGATTCGTTCCAGTGACCGTCGGTGTCAGGACACCGGAGTACGCCCAGATCCTCTCGCCGGCAATCGAAGGCGATGTGGTGACGCTGGGCCAGCACCGCCTGGGAGATGGAACGCCCGTGCGCATTCCGGAATCCGGTTGA
- a CDS encoding macro domain-containing protein: protein MERQFHSVTIQLAKGDITRQPDLDAVINAANAGLMPGGGVAGAIHRAAGAELEAACRPLAPIDPGSAVITPAFSLPNRHVIHCLGPVYGVDEPSDRLLTRCYERALDLAEEAKLGSLGFPAISTGAFAYPKRDAAAIALHVMVQRAPSLSAVRLIRFVLFSDDDLTIHREILAELG, encoded by the coding sequence ATGGAGCGTCAGTTTCATTCCGTCACAATACAGTTGGCGAAAGGCGATATTACGCGCCAGCCGGATCTTGATGCGGTCATCAATGCCGCCAATGCCGGGTTGATGCCGGGCGGCGGGGTGGCCGGTGCCATTCACCGGGCCGCGGGGGCGGAACTGGAAGCAGCCTGCCGCCCGCTTGCCCCGATCGATCCGGGGTCGGCGGTCATTACCCCTGCGTTTTCATTGCCCAATCGGCATGTGATTCATTGCCTGGGGCCGGTCTACGGCGTGGATGAGCCCTCGGATCGTCTGCTGACCCGATGTTACGAACGGGCACTCGATCTGGCGGAGGAAGCGAAACTGGGTAGCCTGGGATTCCCGGCGATTTCCACCGGCGCCTTCGCGTACCCAAAGCGCGATGCTGCCGCCATTGCGCTGCATGTCATGGTTCAGCGGGCTCCCAGCCTATCCGCGGTTCGTCTCATTCGCTTCGTTCTTTTTTCCGACGATGATCTGACCATCCATCGCGAGATTCTTGCTGAGCTCGGCTGA